A segment of the Bacteroidales bacterium genome:
TGGCTTGGTAAAATTGCTTGTTAAAACGTATAAAAAAATTAACGAACTATTGTTAAATGGTATTTTAACCTCGAGAATACGATTACAAGAAAAAAAGATAAGAATACGCGAAGAACGCACGCAGGCATTGTATCAGCTTACAAAAGAAATCTCGTCGGTAACGAATATTAATGATATTACTAAAGCGGCAATTCAAAATATTAAAAAATATTTTAATCTTGAAAGTGTAATTATTTTAAAAAATGAAGCTAATCGATTTGAAGATCATCAACAATATGAAACTAATTTTAAACTTTCAGAAAATGATATAAGCATTGCAGCATGGGTTTTCAGACATTCTGCTAAAGCAGGTAAATATACAGAAACATTGCCATCGAGTAATTATACTTTTTATCCGTTAACCGGAAATAGTGCTAATATGGGGGTTGTGGCAGTAGAACATCGGAAAAATTTTACCCAAGGAGAAGAACAATTTTGGGATGCCTTCCTATCGCAGATTTCAGGAAAATATGAACGGGAATTTTTACGTGATGCAACAAAAAAAGATTTTTTGAAAAGGGAGTCTGATAAACTTTATAAAAACATTTTTGATTCCATTTCAAATGAACTGCAAATACCATTATCTTCGATAGTTAGTGCCACAGAAGAATTAATGGTAAATGCAAAACCTGATAAAACTCAACAAAAATATTTTTCTGAAATTAATGGTGGAATAAAACAATTAAAAAGCCTTGTTAAAAATCTGTTTAATATGTCACATATCGAGACAGGTCAAATTCAAATTAACCCGGAGTGGTGTGATGTTAAAGAATTAATAAATAATGTGACCGAAACGCTTAAACACGAATTGGAATCGTTTAATCTATCTGTTATAATTCCTGATGATATTCCCAAGGTCTATATTGATTTTGGCCTTATTGAACAAGTGTTGTATCATCTTGTAAAAAATGCAATTGAAAACACATCTTCAGGAAGCACAATAAGAATGAAATTTTTTTATGATGATGGCGTCCTTTCAATTATAGTAATGGATAGAGGAAAGGTCATACAAGAAGCTGAAATGGCTTCACTTTTTAATAATTTATATCGTGTTAAAAAAGATGATACAAGAGAAACCGGACTTGGGTTTTCGATAATAAAAAGCTTTGTTGAAGCACACAATGGAACAGTTACTGCAAAGAATCGACTTAATGGTGGCGTAGAGTTTACAGTAAAAATTCCTGTGAATATTTCTGAAAAATAATAATTAGAATTTTAATGTCCGAGTAAAATTTCCATCACCACATTTGCTTCCATATTAGCTACAATGCCTACACGTGGGGCAAGTGGTGGCATGTCTTCCGATACTTCTGTTATTGCATCACCACAAACATATAAATCTCCAATATGTTTTACTTTAATAGAATTGGAATCACCCCAGCCCGCAAGTCCAACACCCGAAACAATTGGTTTGCCTTTCATTTCCGAAAGAACAGTCTCAATGATCATTTGCTTTTGGTCAGCATGGTCAAAGGCTTCTACAATAACATCGCACTCATTAAATATTTTTAAAACATCTTTTGATTTTAGTTTTATGTCGTGGGCTTTGACAATTACCGAAGGGTTTATCCTGTTTATATTTTCTCTTAATGCATATGCTTTTTTCTGTCCTATCTGATCATAAAAAAAATACTGACGGTTCAAATTACTTTCAATAATCGAATCAAAATCGGCAATTATTAATTTCCCAATCCCTACACGCGCCAGTGCTACAGCGCAGTTGGAGCCAAGCCCACCGCAGCCTGCAATACCTACACATTTGGTTTTAAGGATGGTTTTGTAATCTTTCATGAAATATTATAATTCATTACAAATATAAAAAGAAATACAAATGATTTTGAGATGGACTGTAAAGTTTGGTTAAAAGGTATAAGGGTATAAAGGTATAAGGGTATAAGGGTATAAGGTATAAAACAGTATATCTCTATACCATATTCCTCTATACCTAATCAGTTTTTTGTAATTAGAATTAAATTTTTACTTTTGCGATATGAAATTAAAAACATAACGATAAATATTTATTAATTAAACAGGTAACATTATGAAAAAAATTTTTACGATTTTATGTCTGGCAGTTATGCCTTTTTTAACGAGTAATTCTTTTGCTCAGGATACACTTGCTGCATGGACCTTCCCTTCAACATCTGCCGATTCACTTGTAGATGTTGCTCCTTCATTAAATTCAAGTCGTTATATCAGTTGTCAGTATGGAACATGGGGCGCTACAACTTATCATGCAATAACAACCGATTATACAACCAATGGTTCATTGGGCTCTCCCGATAAATGTGCAAAAGCAACAGGTTGGAATGACGGAGCTGATTCAGCTTACTGGATGATAAAATTAAAAACTACAGGATATGGCAATTTGAAACTTTATTCAAAACAACAGGGTGGCGGTTCTAATCCCGGGCCAAGAGATTTTAAAGTGCAATATAAACTTCCGGGGTCTACTTCTCCTTGGGTTGATCTTACTACGGT
Coding sequences within it:
- a CDS encoding T9SS type A sorting domain-containing protein, which produces MKKIFTILCLAVMPFLTSNSFAQDTLAAWTFPSTSADSLVDVAPSLNSSRYISCQYGTWGATTYHAITTDYTTNGSLGSPDKCAKATGWNDGADSAYWMIKLKTTGYGNLKLYSKQQGGGSNPGPRDFKVQYKLPGSTSPWVDLTTVTCANDWTTGVVNGITIPSACDNQSSQISIRWLVSSNIDINGGTVLSTGISKIDDIIITGVVSTGIAETENESLIKVYPNPSNGNFFIENNGEINKIAVYNLLGKCVYSKENVIEYKTELSGFVPGMYMVQLTSTSENVYTYKIIVE
- a CDS encoding ATP-binding protein, giving the protein GLVKLLVKTYKKINELLLNGILTSRIRLQEKKIRIREERTQALYQLTKEISSVTNINDITKAAIQNIKKYFNLESVIILKNEANRFEDHQQYETNFKLSENDISIAAWVFRHSAKAGKYTETLPSSNYTFYPLTGNSANMGVVAVEHRKNFTQGEEQFWDAFLSQISGKYEREFLRDATKKDFLKRESDKLYKNIFDSISNELQIPLSSIVSATEELMVNAKPDKTQQKYFSEINGGIKQLKSLVKNLFNMSHIETGQIQINPEWCDVKELINNVTETLKHELESFNLSVIIPDDIPKVYIDFGLIEQVLYHLVKNAIENTSSGSTIRMKFFYDDGVLSIIVMDRGKVIQEAEMASLFNNLYRVKKDDTRETGLGFSIIKSFVEAHNGTVTAKNRLNGGVEFTVKIPVNISEK
- the thiF gene encoding sulfur carrier protein ThiS adenylyltransferase ThiF; translation: MKDYKTILKTKCVGIAGCGGLGSNCAVALARVGIGKLIIADFDSIIESNLNRQYFFYDQIGQKKAYALRENINRINPSVIVKAHDIKLKSKDVLKIFNECDVIVEAFDHADQKQMIIETVLSEMKGKPIVSGVGLAGWGDSNSIKVKHIGDLYVCGDAITEVSEDMPPLAPRVGIVANMEANVVMEILLGH